The Bradyrhizobium sp. WBAH42 genome includes a window with the following:
- a CDS encoding S49 family peptidase has product MDEQLNDRESSGLADKLMQYLPARFRPGTAVVPVVRLSGVIGAVTPLRPGLTLAGVARVLERAFSYRHAKAVALVINSPGGSPVQSRQIFLRIKQLAAEKKLPVLVFVEDVAASGGYMIACAGDEIICDPSSILGSIGVVGGSFGFQEAIRRLGIERRLYTSGEHKAMLDPFLPENPDDVMRLKAIQREIHQIFISLVKESRGARLKGADDTLFTGEYWAGESAIALGLADSIGDLRSTLRARYGEKVLTPVIAQPTGLLSGFLGRKSPGAGQLSALESMAGLPDELISAVETRAIWAKFGF; this is encoded by the coding sequence ATGGACGAACAATTGAACGATCGTGAGAGTTCCGGCCTGGCCGACAAGCTCATGCAATATCTGCCGGCGCGCTTTCGTCCCGGCACGGCGGTCGTGCCGGTGGTGCGGCTGTCGGGTGTAATCGGTGCGGTGACGCCGCTGCGTCCGGGCCTGACGCTTGCCGGCGTCGCGCGGGTGCTCGAGCGCGCGTTTTCCTACCGGCACGCCAAGGCGGTGGCGCTGGTGATCAACTCGCCCGGCGGCTCGCCGGTGCAGTCGCGCCAGATCTTCTTGCGCATCAAGCAGCTTGCCGCGGAGAAGAAGCTGCCGGTGCTCGTGTTCGTCGAGGACGTCGCGGCCTCCGGCGGCTACATGATCGCCTGCGCCGGCGACGAGATCATCTGCGATCCCTCTTCGATCCTCGGCTCGATCGGCGTGGTCGGCGGCAGTTTCGGTTTCCAGGAGGCGATCAGGCGGCTCGGCATCGAGCGGCGCCTCTACACGTCAGGCGAGCACAAGGCGATGCTCGACCCGTTCCTTCCGGAAAACCCCGATGACGTCATGCGACTGAAGGCGATCCAGCGCGAGATCCACCAGATCTTCATCTCGCTGGTGAAGGAAAGCCGCGGCGCCCGGCTGAAGGGAGCCGACGACACGCTGTTCACGGGCGAATACTGGGCGGGCGAAAGCGCGATCGCGCTGGGGCTCGCCGACAGCATCGGCGATCTCCGCTCAACTCTTCGTGCCCGCTATGGCGAGAAGGTTCTCACCCCCGTGATCGCGCAGCCGACCGGGCTGCTCTCCGGCTTTTTGGGCCGGAAATCGCCCGGCGCGGGGCAGCTTTCGGCCCTGGAATCAATGGCCGGCCTGCCGGACGAGCTGATCTCGGCGGTCGAAACGCGG
- a CDS encoding tRNA1(Val) (adenine(37)-N6)-methyltransferase, protein MIEAADITEDAFLGGQLRLMQKRSGHRAGHDAVLLAAAIDAKAGDRVVDFGAGIGTAGLALARRVAGIRLSLVEIDPELAELARANAAANAIAAEVIVLDVTADARAFAANGLLPDSADAVLMNPPFNDSARHRGSPDQARHIAHVATEETLHAWVHAARRILRSSGVLTLIWRADGLGDVMAALSRGFGSLAILPVHGEAGKPAIRVLVRAVKGGRAPTRLLPGLMLNEESNVPKKEVRDILEGRAALPLAEP, encoded by the coding sequence ATGATTGAGGCCGCGGATATTACCGAGGACGCCTTTCTCGGCGGGCAGTTGCGCTTGATGCAGAAGCGGTCGGGCCATCGCGCCGGGCACGACGCCGTCCTGCTCGCAGCGGCGATTGACGCTAAGGCGGGGGACCGCGTGGTCGACTTTGGCGCTGGCATTGGCACGGCGGGCCTTGCGCTTGCGCGGCGCGTCGCGGGGATCAGGCTCAGCCTGGTCGAGATCGATCCGGAACTGGCGGAGCTCGCGCGGGCCAACGCCGCGGCGAACGCGATCGCCGCCGAGGTCATCGTGCTCGACGTCACCGCCGATGCGCGGGCGTTTGCAGCGAACGGACTTCTGCCCGACAGCGCCGACGCCGTGCTGATGAACCCGCCCTTCAACGATTCCGCACGCCATCGCGGCTCACCGGATCAGGCGCGCCACATCGCGCATGTGGCGACAGAGGAGACGCTGCATGCGTGGGTGCATGCGGCCCGGCGTATTCTCCGATCGAGCGGCGTGCTGACTCTGATCTGGCGCGCGGACGGACTCGGCGACGTCATGGCAGCGCTGTCACGCGGCTTCGGCAGCCTTGCGATTCTACCGGTTCATGGCGAAGCGGGAAAGCCCGCGATCCGCGTGCTGGTGCGCGCAGTCAAAGGCGGCCGGGCACCGACGCGATTGCTGCCCGGGCTCATGCTTAACGAAGAGTCAAACGTGCCTAAAAAAGAGGTGCGGGATATTCTGGAGGGGAGGGCGGCGTTGCCGCTGGCGGAGCCGTGA
- a CDS encoding DUF2007 domain-containing protein: MRELVRTNDMVLVSAIGALLDGANIHHLVLDQNMSIIEGSLGILPRRILVHEDDAEEARALLTEAGLSHELRGDD; encoded by the coding sequence TTGCGTGAACTGGTTCGGACCAACGATATGGTGCTGGTGTCGGCGATCGGCGCGCTGCTCGACGGTGCCAACATCCACCATCTGGTGCTCGACCAGAACATGAGCATCATCGAAGGCTCCCTCGGCATATTGCCGCGGCGGATCCTGGTTCATGAGGACGACGCCGAGGAGGCCAGGGCGCTCCTCACCGAGGCCGGCCTCAGCCACGAATTGCGCGGCGATGATTGA